In one window of Luteitalea sp. DNA:
- a CDS encoding transposase has product LMRGTTDLNPRIRTARGPHGALARFAGRCLQDVLRLLPRRRLDLDVEWDRPGDQTLRLRLVLIWTRSERTYTILVTNVSRGILTARHVTELYRLRWQIELVFKEWKSYANLHAFTSANPAIVEGLIWASLCAAALKRSLAHVAQRSRTTIPISTRIVAMCGAHILPRLVRSALTGFRHLEAIVHDTLRYLCDNAARAHPQRDRVRGRMRFGLDYVGVTA; this is encoded by the coding sequence CTGATGCGGGGCACGACCGATCTCAATCCCCGGATTCGCACCGCGCGCGGGCCCCACGGGGCCCTGGCCCGCTTCGCCGGACGGTGCCTGCAGGACGTACTGCGCCTCCTGCCCCGGCGTCGGCTTGACCTCGACGTCGAGTGGGACCGCCCCGGCGATCAGACCCTGCGCCTGCGGCTGGTGTTGATCTGGACGCGGTCCGAGCGGACCTACACGATCCTGGTGACCAACGTCTCCCGAGGGATCCTGACGGCGCGCCACGTCACCGAGCTGTATCGGTTGCGGTGGCAGATCGAACTGGTCTTCAAAGAATGGAAGTCCTACGCCAATCTGCACGCTTTCACCAGCGCCAATCCGGCGATCGTTGAGGGCCTCATCTGGGCCAGCCTCTGTGCAGCTGCGTTGAAGCGCTCCCTCGCCCACGTCGCGCAGCGGAGCCGCACGACCATTCCCATCTCCACGCGCATTGTGGCCATGTGTGGGGCCCACATCCTCCCCCGGCTCGTGCGCTCGGCCCTGACCGGGTTTCGGCATCTCGAGGCCATCGTGCACGACACCCTGCGGTATCTCTGCGACAACGCGGCTCGAGCGCATCCCCAACGCGACCGCGTCCGTGGCCGCATGCGCTTCGGGCTCGATTACGTCGGTGTCACGGCTTAA